The Salvia miltiorrhiza cultivar Shanhuang (shh) chromosome 2, IMPLAD_Smil_shh, whole genome shotgun sequence DNA window ataaattgtgTATGGAAAATGCAATCCTCACTTAGCACAATTTCTGTGGCGGCATAAGACGGAGCAGCTCGTTGCATCATGAAGTTCAATGAAATACCAGATCAATCTTGTTTCTTCTATAATAAGCTTTGGAAAAAAGAGATGGATCAAATGCTCCTAATGAAGATCCTAACGGTGGAAAAGGATGTTGGCATTATAGTGattacttaaattatttttttactctTGCATATATATTTTCTCACCAACAAATGCCCACTGATTTGCATGATGGCTCACCCTTCTTTTTTATTACATGTTAGACGGCAATGGTGTTCACAGTCCTCATGCAATCCTAATTGCCACCGCGGACCTCAATCGGGTGTTTAAAAAAACACTACGCTCCAGTGACATAAAGGATAGCCTGGTTGTGCTTAAGGGTCGGTATGAAACCCTCACAAAACTAATGAAAATGCCCGAAACCACTTGGGATCGAGCTGAGAATCGCGTGTATGCGGATGATATAGTTTGCGAGAAGATCTTTATGGTGCTTTGTTAATTCTTGGATTATGATGTTTATATGGTCATGTACTTCATTTTATTGACTTGCTCGTGTTGTTTATATGATATAGGAGAATGTGTGGGCTCAAGCTTATTACCGAGCGGGAGAGCCAGAGTACTATAGAATGTGCGCCTTGTTTGGCCGTAAGAACATCAAGATCGAGCATTCGCACGAGGTCATCAATATCAATTCATCAATAAACACTTTTCTACTTTCTGACGATGACGAAGTTACGTCTCTGGTGGTGAAGGATAAGGCTCCAATCCCAGTTAACCGAAAGCTGTTCCATGATGATGCCGAATCAAGCTACATCCCTCCCCATCAGGCGCTTGGAAACGTAAAATTGCCTTTTCTTGATCCTAAAAGCCGCTGCATTTGAGCATGCCACTGAACATACTGAGTCAAGTTCTTGCGCCAGTTGTTATCCACTTAAATAGAACATAAGCTTCATGATGAATGGTGTTTTTTGGACAATTTACTAAGCcttatttgattttgttttctttttgatGTGTTGGTAGTGGCAGGTTGCATTCGGTTTCATGGTCCAATTTAGCACTTGGCTTTGTCTATGACCATGTTTTTTAAGTACtgaatattatggcgtcaaaTGTTTGTGTTACtgattttatcaatttataTGCAAAAGGCTTCTATATTGTTTCTCTATCCAAATGCTTGTTgcaattgatttattttttcagCTATTAAACAATCAACCAAAGCCACTAACAACAAGAAAAACACAAGTACAAAAGACAATAGCAGAAGTTAACAAAACAAAAGCATATTTGCAATAAGAACAACTTAAATGAGTCTACATCATAATTAAAAACTGCATTTAAATGGCAAAATACATAAGTCTAATGCCAAAACACCATAGGCTACTGCCAAATAACCAAGTCAAAAACCATAGTCTACTGCCCAAACAACCAAGCCAAAACTCAAAGTCTACTGCCCAAATAACTAAGACAAAAACCAACGTCTACTGCCAAAGCTAAAAACCAAAGTCCATAAACCAAAGAGAAACGAAGTTATTGACATACTAATTTGCTCCTGCCCTCAAGCAGACGCATCGCGTATGCCGGACGTGCCTCCGCCAACAGCCCCCGAAAAATCTCGAGGCTCTCCACTTTGTAGGCGAGGAGCTCACAAATGTCGAATTTCTCCTCCAACGAAAGCCCTGGAATATCTCCAAAATGCTCGAACACATCTTGCTTAGCCTTTCCCATGTCGAACTCATAACCAATGTCTTGAGTCTCTTATCAGTGGTACGATTAATTTCATGAAGAACCTCGCATACGACATTCATATCATCGTGTTTTACGCTTCCTTCTACCGACTACACCATTATCCGTGTCCTTGCTGCTCTTCCCATGGCTGGTTTGGCATACACTTTCTTCTACCATTTCAGGCTCCGGTATGTCATCGAGATTAACATGGTAATCCGATTCTGGAGTGTCACggccggccctaattaaggataattaagccggggaaaccgtgactaagggtgggagattagaagcggggtagaaaggggaataattaaATATGGAGGATCGCATtctatcattgttaacaaaaggaaaatttataatataacggaggtttagtcatATTGACTCGaataaactagtaagttcggataattccgacttagccaaaataacatactccctccgtccctgaaatggcttcctctttggggacggcacgggttttaatgaaaaattgtaaagtgtattgatagtggagaaaaaatgatataattattattggaagttgtgaaaagtgttataattagtattgggagttgtgaaaagtgaaaagtaagaataaataaagtattattagtggtgaggtaggtgtccaaaaatggaaaaaaagaaagaggaagttatttgggggacgtcccaaaatggaaaaagaggaagttattttagggacggagggagtaatacttctgagtacgcagcggaataaggttctgattacatgtatgaagacatgtatccccagagttcattaatacataaggataagacaaaagacctcgctcgtcacttcatcaccaccaccagctgctcaacctgcacatttagaaatatatgcaggaatgagtacaaaagtactcagtgggcacgtacgcctaagtataaaaaaaaaatatacatgcttcaaaattgtaaattgtcatgccatcataaatagtacagcaagggagtttttcgctaaaaaggcccaagcttactaaattcatttgtgattcttaaagttcgtctgcaaactaagttctcataatctatcatatctgaagctgtgtgctggagaggtggccacctctcacagacacttgaccggccaacccgctcgatgactcacggtcactggtgtacactagccctggcaggatatctatcaactgctcaggacccgaattcgattacataacttggcaaagccacatcagatagatatcatactgaaattgaaacattttatggcaagacaatacttgaaataacttcaattcaaagatttttttcatgaaaacttGTTGAACTGTAAcatgaaactcatttgatatatatgaaagtaatgcccacctgatcctCGGTATGGAAGGGAGGTGATCTTAAGCTGTAGTACCGTCCTGtgaaccaattcctacaagacgagTTCTTAACACTTAGCACATACCATAGATAACGAGAATCGTTGTCTACTTAGGGTCTCTGGGTCAACCTATTCCCGAACTTACAACGCATAATCGAACTAGGgattatgcattttacatacattagtttatcttgatgccttatctaggttaactcactcattttcataaaaactttgcacaaaacatgtcccaaactcgttacgcacatatactaaatctttcatgaaacatcctttaaaatcaactttgatacatagaaaataattcaacaacttgagctcttaaggggttgttttgcgacagacaccaaatctgcctcgaatctccaaatgaggctccaaaagacattctggaaactagacatttcaaggatcattctccaatttgaatcgaatgaaacaaGGTTCAAACgggcaagatatgccctctcaaagatgggtatttaacaagcaaaaatctgaaaatttcagatttccagattacaaccaagtcagtgggctttctttaaaaattcatatctccctttacaaaacttcACTGGGAACTCCAAGGGTCAATccggaaactagggagagactgtaacactctccagttggatttaccccaagaagattcatggtttagaagatatgactgtctaaagttcagtgcacaaaaagagttcaagtttggcagcttcagaacataaatcggaaaacccactttaggcttcaccaaaaattataaaactgaacaagtaagttccccaTATGTcaatgaatattcagtagaaagataggcttgagaatcaaagatttaagtcggccttttccacctcaaattcgtaggtttgtaaaacctactggatggtacaaggaataagaactagatttcaagaatttatactggttgtttcccttactcaaaaatagTGAGGCTGATGCCAAAAGAAAGATActggagtctagagtgacatactcaagtttcaaaggttttcaccaaTTGAAACTTGACTTATTTCCTCCCAAAGAtggtttaccaaaaatgtattccagatgggcagtgatgtttaaaaattcataaataaatcataagagctccaaaCCTTTTGAAATGTTACCGAAGTATataaaacatatgaaagatgatacacaattaattttggaatttttggaaaccgtttggatggctggaattgCCTTGaaaaacactgccggagcagtgtgcttatggcagattcgctgccttacctcatgcacggtttttcacccaataaactctaccaaaataatcatccaaaatcataaaacatatcctcacataatatagcacacatatgtgtaaaaagCCAGggccataaagcattttcagttgagaaaaagcaaagaaaaactcaccctcgaagcacaaccttcactctaactttacgccctTGTTTTTCcacgctctcccttgctttcctacttctcttggggattcaagggcttctatggagtaTGATAATGGTGGAGAAAAGTTGTAAGAGTGGGGGAAAGGAGGGGGGACGAAAATGGAGGGGATATGGAGGGGGAGTGAGGCTTTTACTCTTCTTAGTGGGGCTAAAGATTGTGTGAGGAGTTGTATCAGCCAAATGACTTAAGTGGAGGGAGGGGGGAACAAAAATGGGGCCTAGGGGAGGGTAGGGTGGCTGCCACCAATGCATGGGTGCATTGGTTGTGAGGCTCTTGCACTTCCCATGCATTTTGGTAGTTCCAATGCATGCAATGATCACTTTTGTCtccatttgaatttaaaaagaTGGCTGATTTTTGGATGGGTTTAGGGGCTGAAATGGGCTCTAAAATAGGGCATTAAAGTTGGCCCAAGCCTCtctaaaaatcggcccaccctTGGCCCTCTATACGGGCCCGTAATCACTCAACCCGAACTAAAAACAAactcgtataaaaataaatatgcactATACTTTTCATACATTGAAATgataataaatatacatatatatacatatttatttaaatcaaaatcaCACGGAAAGGATAAAAAGAATCATATTTATATGATTCGTTTTTCTCAAGAGAAAAATCTAGGCATCAAGACTCATCAAATTATCGCGAGGATAATATTCGTTTTAACCGGGAATTAGGGACCTATCATATCCTATTAATATCAAAAGTCCATAAGAATCCTAGGATCGAAAATCTGGGGTATTACAACCtcacccccttaaaaaaaatttcgtcccgaaatttgaaagctcaccttcgggaaacaaCTCTGGGTATTTCTTCCTCATCTCATCCTCTAATTCCCAAGTCGCTTCTTCTTGACCATGATGTCGCCATAAGACTTttactgatgtgattgccttatttcTGAGTTGTTGTACCTTTCGATCTAAAAtggcttcgggtctttcttcataactcaagtctgggctaagaatcatctcttcttggtggatcacgtgctttggatcaTAAACGTACttcctgagttgtgatacgtgaaAAACGCTGTGAAcatttccaaaacttggcggtaatgccaacctataggccaCTGGGCTTATCCTCTCTagaatctcataaggtcctacgaatcgaggcctaagttttcccttgacaccaaacctagttatccccttggtaggagatacctttaggaagaccttgtctcctatttcaaaacgtAACTCAGTTCGGCGTGCATCaacgtaagatttctgtctatcctgtgcctcctttattcgccctctgatctggtggactatctcaaccatctcattgaccatgtctggtcctaaaacttttctttcacccacttcatcccagtaaagtggggATCtgcacttccttccatacagcgcctcgtAAGGCgccatatcaatggtcgcctgataactattattgtaggcaaactcgATCAATGGCAGCACCGATTCTCAATTTCCgcctctgtctaacaccactgtccTTAACAtgtcttcgagggtctgaatcgTCCTTTCAGATTGCCCATCTGTCTGTGgatggaaggcggtgctgaaatttagccttgtgcctaactccttctgtaagctcatccaaaatctagaagtaaattttgagtctcggtctgaagtgatcgacacgggCACGCCGTGTAAGCgcacaatctctcgaacatacaactgagctagcttgtctgacccgtgtgtgatcggtattggtataaaatgagcacacttCGTGAGTCGATCCattattacccaaatggcagtgtttcatTTCCTTGTcctgggcaaactggtcacaaaatccattgcaatgTGCTCCCAATTCCATTCCGGGATTTCCAGTGGTTGTaactttccatatggcctttggtgtagggccttcacttgttggcatgctaggcatcttTCTACAAACGACGTTATGTCcctcttcatgccttcccaccagaaatgcttctttagatcttgatacatcttagtactcccggggtgggcagtataaggggtatcgtgagcctcactcatgattttatccttaagttcatcatcgtgggggatgcatatccttccctaAAAAAAGATTACATTATCCGATGCTTCTTGGTAATTCTTGAGGTCTCCTTTCCTTACCGCTTCTCGtagcttctccattttctcatcctttctttgtgcttctacgatcatctttctcaagctaggtatcgttgcaacaacgcttgctatagTTCCTGGTGGTttgaccacttctatgctcattttacCAAATTCTCTTATGAGCTCcatctctcgagtgatgagagatcccaatttagattgagtcttacgactcaatgcatcagccactacgttggccttgcctgggtggtagttaataccgcagtcataatctttcactagttcgagccatctcctttgtctcatgttaaggtccttttgctcgaaaaagtatttcaggcttttgtggtccgtgaatatctcgcacctaaTCTTCAATGCGTGCACCACCGCGGCTAACTCcaaatcatgagtcgggtagttAAGTTcgtgtggtctaagttgtcgcgatgcgtatgctatcactcttccttcttgcatcagcacgcagccaaatccatttttggacgcgtctgtgtagatcacgtattccttgtcagctgttgggacggctaacactaaTGTCGTAGTTAatttttccttgagttcttggaagctcttctcgcactcctctgcccaagaaaattttattcccttcctgagcagttgcgtcattggccttgcgattttggaaaatccttctatgaaccTTCGagagtaacctgccaatcctaagaaacttcttatctcattagggttagtaggcgatctccattcgcgcaccgcttgcactttctcagagtccactttaatcccttctgatgacacaatatgtcctaaaaacgtgacttcgctgagctaaaactcgcacttgcttaatttggcataaaggcgctccatcctcaacgtttctaggacaattctcagatgttcctcatggtctttctcgttcttcgagtagaccaggatgtcatctatgaataccaagacaaatttgtctaagtacggatggaacactcgattcatgaggtccatgaacacggctggcgtgttggttagcccgaatggcacaactacaaattcgtagtggccatacctagttcgaaacgccgtcttaggtacgtcttctggtcgaatcttcaactggtgataaccagaccgcaaatcaatcttctaGAATaagcttgctcccttgagctggtcgaagaggtcatctatccttggtaaagggtatttgttcttgagtgtcactttgttcagctccctatagtctatgcacattcgcaatgtgccatcctttttcttcacgaaaagtacgggtgcaccccaaggtgatacacttggcctaatgaatccaagatccaaaagttcttgcagttgtatcttgagttcttccaactctttaggagccatccggtgcGGTGCCtttgaaatgggagctgccccgggctccaaatcaatggtaaactcaattggtctgtccggtggcggccctggcagaatctctggaaatacatctgaaaagtcccgtacaattgctacatcttctatgctccttTCAGTTCCCGGTTCTCCGTGTAAATACACGAGGTAGGCTGGGTGTCCTTTCTTCATCATTCTCGTTGCTTGCagagcggagatgatcatctttcttctccccatgctaattccgtggaaatgtgacggctcccttcctgggggtcgaaacgatattCGTCTTTCATTACATAGGATGGTGGCGTAATTCTCAGccagccagtccattcctagaatTATGTCCAcgtctcccatcggtataacatatgaGTTGTTCACTAAAACCCTGAGTGgtcctatgttcagttctaggttcaagcacacatgttctactgtcgtcatccatCCTATTGGTGATGATATACTTAACTCATGATCAGCTCTCTCCATTTTTAATCTTAAGGCATCAAcgcatgcacttgcaatgaaagtatgcgatgcgcccgtatcaaataggagtacaacaggagtattgagtagcatgcccatacctgccaggtttccctggttgttctcgggctgcttctgcctcatagcataggctctagcatgacgaggcccttcatgttgtttctgttgtcgctgctgttgttggcgggcctgttgctgatacggttgttgaggttgtggttggtacggtagcggttggtgctgctgtggctgctgatactgtggttgctgccctgggtatggttggggcagagcttggattgctcgcagatgcggagcctggataggtgggttcggccttgaacccgtcccgtgttgcttattcgggcaccggtttgcatagtgccccttctggttgcagatatagcaactatcactgccggccttacagattcccacatgacttttgttacatttggggcaaggTGGAGTTCTTTGCTGgctatttcccatctgtttcgatGCACTCTGACCCCTATAGCTCTGTGACGGGAAAGTCTGCCCCTGCCATGAGTTACTattgtcccattttctcttttctttgaAATTCTGATCATGATTCTGAttatgtggaggtgctggcaTATGTATAGATGCTGGTCTTTCTCCcggcattgctgcctcaatgtccaatgctcggctgagcgactcagtatAAGACAATCCTCCATGGCTTGCCAACGCCATCCTGATTTCGTGCCTCAGACTGGCACAAAACTTCTCAGCCATTTTCTCATCCGTGTCAACCTGTCGTGGCGCATacctagacatatcgcagaacatcctgtcgtattgggttaccgacatcttcccttgtttcagattgtaaaattcggcctccttcttcttgcgatagctcttgggtatatacttgtcatgtAAGCCCgccttgaattgttcccaagtcagatTTTCCAATTGCTCAGCTGTCATTGTTTTCATCctcgcttcccaccagaaatcagctgacccagtcagtTGAAAGGACACGCAATTCAGGCGTTCTTGATCAGTGCAGTGcagaaagttgaaaatgcgctcTATAGCGCGTATCCAGGTTTCGGCCTCTGCCGGATCCCCTATTCCGTtaaaggtaggtgggttctgtcgcatgAATAATTCTTCAATTCTTCGTTCCGGCTGCACAGGTGGTGGGACGATTTCCGGTTCAGGCCCAGCTTCCGGACCTCTTTCATCATTCTGGGGAACCCTTCCTCTTCCTCTCGGACGTCCTCGTCTTGGTGGCATTCTAACGAGTCAAGACATAAGTTGTCAGCGCATTAAGACACAATTAAgccatactatcatttctataaTCGCTCATTAACTCGTCGAGTTCTGTTCctgctaaaacttaagcgaacatataaataaaacatagcgggaTGACTTGTCGCGAAAGACCAATAAGGTCACTATATATACATCATAagaaaattgcctcaatgaggacttcACATCGATATGAGAGTCTAAATCTGAAGATCTATCTGAGTGTTACTCCTGAAGTACTGGTTGTCTGACGGAATCGTCACAAAAGCATTTAGTCATGAAACGCCCTGCGGTTTGGGTGATCACAATCCGAACTACCATACCTCAACATCATAAGACCTTAACACTAGACTCGGGTAATAATCGTGTAGTCGTTACCATGCTGTAAGTAGTACTGATTAGGGTTCGAAGGAGGTGCTCTATTATGCCGTGACTAGCTAACCATATTCATATAACACACTCATCGTTATGAGAAGTATTCATGATACTCATTCGATTAAGGCCATAGCTGATTCGGTGTCCCGCCTTGAGTGAACAATCCGAACGAAGAACTATGCCCGTGTCATCAActagcatgacacacttctttacACCTCATCGTATCATGGTTGTCAGTTTCTTGTGTCCCCTTGAGTGACGTTTGACTTCCACCTCTTGTGGCTCACTCTTCACCTTAACGTGTGGCGAAAAGCAATTGTGTTTCTGCTAGTTGCTTCTACTATCTTTCTCACAACaatgatcatgcattcttaacgcatctaagtttaTTGAGTGATCTTCTTAATAAAGGCATATGCATGATAACAAACACTTTCGCATTCGCGCGAAACATCAAGCTTTCAACTTTTGAAAACCTCTTGATGTTTTTCTTCCTGGTTGAGCATGGTGATGTGATGAAGTGttgagctttggttgactgactattatatactagtgatcatactagaaaaatgggttaactctagggttccgagcaaatgaactgctctgataccacactgtcacgaccggccctaattaaggataattaagccggggaaaccgtgactaagggtgggagattagaagcggggtagaaaggggaataatcaaataTGGAGGATCGCATtctatcattgttaacaaaaggaaaatttataatataacggaggtttagtcatATTGACTCGaataaactagtaagttcggataattccgacttagccaaaataacataatacttctgagtacgcagcggaataaagttctgattacatgtatgaagacatgtatccccagagttcattaatacataaggataagacaaaagacctcgctcgtcacttcatcaccaccaccagctgctcaacctgcacatttagaaatatatgcagggctgagtacaaaagtactcagtgggcacgtacgcctaagtataaaaaaaaataaacatgcttcaaaattgtaaattgtcatgccatcataaacagtacaacaagggagtttttcgctaaaaaggcccaagcttactaaattcatttgtgattcttaaagttcgtctgcaaactaagttctcataatctatcatatctgaagctgtgtgccggagaggtggccacctctcacggacacttgaccggccaacccgctcgatgactcacggtcactggtgtacactagccctggcaggatagctatcaactgctcaggacccgaattcgattacataacttggcaaagccacatcagatagatatcatactgaaattgaaacattttatggcaagacaatacttgaaataacttcaattcaaagatttttttcatgaaaacttGTTGAACTGTAAcatgaaactcatttgatatatatgaaagtaatgcccacctgatcctCGGTATGGAAGGGAGGTGATCTTAAGCTGTAGTACCGTCCTGtgaaccaattcctacaagacgagTTCTTAACACTTAGCACATACCATAGATAACGAGAATCGTTGTCTACTTAGGGTCTCTGGGTCAACCTATTCCCGAACTTACAACGCATAATCGAACTAGGgattatgcattttacatacattagcttatcttgatgccttatctaggttaactcactcattttcataaaaactttgcacaaaatatgtcccaaactcgttacgcacatatactaaatctttcatgaaacatcctttaaaatcaactttgatacatagaaaataattcaacaacttgagctcttaaggggttgttttgcgacagacaccaaatctgcctcggatctccaaatgaggctccaaaagacattctggaaactagacatttcaaggatcattctccaatttgaatcgaatgaaacaaGGTTCAAACgggcaagatatgccctctcaaagatgggtatttaacaagcaaaaatctgaaaatttcagatttccagattacaaccaagtcagtgggctttctttaaaaattcatatctccctttacaaaacttcACTGGGAACTCCAAGGGTCAATccggaaactagggagagactgtaacactctccagttggatttaccccaagaagattcatggtttagaagatatgactgtctaaagttcagtgcacaaaaagagttcaagtttggcagcttcagaacataaatcggaaaacccactttaggcttcaccaaaaattctaaaactgaacaagtaagttccccaAATGTcaatgaatattcagtagaaagataggcttgagaatcaaagatttaagtcggcctttgccacctcaaatgcgtaggtttgtaaaacctactggatggtacaaggaataagaactagatttcaagaatttatactggttgtttcccttactcaaaaatggtgaggctgatgccaaaagaaagatactagagtctagagtgacatactcaagtttcaaaggttttcaccaattgaaacttgacttatggcctcccaaagatggtataccaaaaatgtattccagatgggcagtgatgtttaaaaattcataaataaatcataagagctccaaaCCTTTTGAACTGTTACcgaagtatagaaaacatatgaaagatgatacacaattaattttggaatttttggaaaccgtttggatggctggaatcgccttgaaaaacactgccggagcagtgtgcttatggcagattcgctgccttacctcatgcacggtttttcacccaataaactctgccaaaataatCATCCTGTCACGGCCGTGCCCGCTAAGGATAGCGAACTCGGGGAACCCGCGAtgaggggaggggatttaggagcgggattagaaacgGGGCATGCTtggcttcttgatgactcgactatATATAAAGGAAACAACGGAATGACTAGATATTAATCAAGGGCCGAAAGGGGGCCGTACATAATTATCCAAGAGGGTACTCGAAGAGTTTGAAAACATTGttgaatagtacatattgtttgatAAATGACATGATAACTTAGCAAAATCAGTGTACGCAGCGgaaaaaaagaaacaacaactcgagtatatgtatgaagacatatactcctgctctgaggttctcgtcctagcttgacaaaagctccgcttgcacaccacatccctgatcacagctcaacctgcacatttagaaatacatgcagggctaagtacggaagtacttagtggacacttgccgaaatatACATACTTACAAAgcattttattgtcaagccatTCATaggtagtaagatacgagggttt harbors:
- the LOC131007806 gene encoding uncharacterized protein LOC131007806; this encodes MLDGNGVHSPHAILIATADLNRVFKKTLRSSDIKDSLVVLKGRYETLTKLMKMPETTWDRAENRVYADDIVCEKIFMENVWAQAYYRAGEPEYYRMCALFGRKNIKIEHSHEVININSSINTFLLSDDDEVTSLVVKDKAPIPVNRKLFHDDAESSYIPPHQALGNVKLPFLDPKSRCI